CCATTGCAATATCAATATCAACAAAGACCGGACCTTCGATTCGGGCGGTTCCGTCCGGCGCCGCTTTTTGCACGTGAATAATAGCCACATCAATCTTCGGTGTCGGGAGCAAGCAAACCTGCTCATCCGGGTTGAAAGGATTCCGGTCAACAATCAGCTTCCGCGGCGGAAGCTTCGGGTCATTCTGCCATACTTCTTCGGGTATACCCCACTTGTTTACCAGGTCCGAACCCAACATATTCTTAACCGCTATGAAGGGAAAACCAAGGGCGGCCGCGTGGTAAAGAATCGGCTGAATATCCAACGAATAGTCTTCCCAGAGAATTGTCCCCTCTTCAATAGCTTTGCGGAAGCGCCGGGACACCTGGGTATAACCTGAATTGGCCATATAGGAGTTGAACAATACCTTCACACAGCCAGCCCCGATCAACATGTCGACGTCGCCGCCGGCGGGTCCACCTTCAACGTATAAGTTCTTTTTCCCCTGCCTGATAATCTCTCGCACCGCCGCGTACGGCTTCTTGTTAGTCACGAAACCGCCGAAAGCAATGGTATCGCCATCGTGCACATACTTACTGATGGCTTCCTCCAAGGTCATCACCTTGTTAGGCAAGTTCATGGTTGCACCTCCTCAAATACCTTTCCTTGTCTTTTCTGTCTAAAGTTAGCTAGCTTAAACTAGCAACCAATTAAGCCTAGCGCTCTCACCTCCATCTGGGGATTATTGATTGCCCAAGGTTTTACAGAAAATTTCCTGGTCGGCATATTAAAGGAAATAAGTTCACGGTTTTCGACATTAAACCATTGTCTATAAATGCTTATTCGACATTAATTGATATATTCCTTCACCATTTTACACTATTTTAGTCCAAAAATTGGAGATGCGTTTACAAAGAATAAAAATTATA
This DNA window, taken from Bacillota bacterium, encodes the following:
- a CDS encoding CoA transferase subunit A, which gives rise to MNLPNKVMTLEEAISKYVHDGDTIAFGGFVTNKKPYAAVREIIRQGKKNLYVEGGPAGGDVDMLIGAGCVKVLFNSYMANSGYTQVSRRFRKAIEEGTILWEDYSLDIQPILYHAAALGFPFIAVKNMLGSDLVNKWGIPEEVWQNDPKLPPRKLIVDRNPFNPDEQVCLLPTPKIDVAIIHVQKAAPDGTARIEGPVFVDIDIAMGATNCIITCEELVHPDELRREPWLNQIPNLVPDAVVHVPFGAHPSQCTNYYDYDGLFFRMYDQVSGDDELFKQFLDEWVYGIKDQNEYIDKLGASRLTNLRVRPGYGYVPGLKRR